GGTGATTTTGCAAGAAATGCTCGCCTAGCTATCTTTGTTACTAAATCGATTGCGAAAGGTGGTAACATTTCAAGTATCGTTCCTTTCGTTTCTCATGTAGACCATACTGAACATGATGTAGATGTTATCGTCACTGAACAGGGATATGCCGACTTAAGGGGACTTGCGCCAAGAGAAAGAGTGGAACTTATTATTGAGAATTGCGCACATCCAATGTATCGTGAACAGCTACGAGCTTATTACGAAGAAGCAAAAATAAGAGGTGGACAAACTCCTCATATTTTAGAAAAAGCTTTTTCTTGGCATACGAACTATGCTAAAAATGGAACAATGCTTGAAGCGGTAGTAGAAACTGTATAGGTTTGTATCGTACGAAATAGTAAAACGAATGAGTGAGCTTGAAGATTAAATTTTAGAAAAAGAGAACGCCAACTTTTAGGGATGGCGTTCTTTTTCTTTAAAAAAATTGTTGAAAATCGTACTGATTATAATAAAGATTTATAAAACCAATTTCTATTTTATGGAAATTAAAGGTTTTTTTGAAGTGCTTTCCGAATCAATTTAGTAGTGTACATATTGAAAGTGAGGAAAAAGAATCATGAAGATAAGAGAAGCATTATTAAGTGAAGCAAATGAATTAAGTGAACTCGCACTGCATTCAAAAGCAACGTGGAATTATAGTGAAGAATTCATACTTGCTTGTAAGGAAGATTTAACAATTACGGAAGAGTACATAAAAAATAATTTTGTATATGTTTTAGTAAACGATAATGCGAAGATTGGTTTTTTCTCATTTTTACGTAATGATAAAGCTCTCGATTTCTTGTACATTCATCCTCATTACAAAGGAAAAGGTTACGGGAAAATACTTTGGGAGTATGTAATAGAAAAAGCCAATGAACTAGGATTAAAAAGTTTTACAATTGATAGTGATCCGAATGCAAAAGGATATTACTTGAAAATGGGAGCACAGTTAATAGGAGAGACACCATCAACTGTCTTTAAGGGTCGTGT
This DNA window, taken from Bacillus cereus ATCC 14579, encodes the following:
- a CDS encoding GNAT family N-acetyltransferase produces the protein MKIREALLSEANELSELALHSKATWNYSEEFILACKEDLTITEEYIKNNFVYVLVNDNAKIGFFSFLRNDKALDFLYIHPHYKGKGYGKILWEYVIEKANELGLKSFTIDSDPNAKGYYLKMGAQLIGETPSTVFKGRVLPLLKYDV